The window GCGCACCTTATGGTGTCGCGCGTGGTGCAGTAGACGACGCGATCGCTCATGATATTTTTGACCTCCATAAAGGGCCTAATAACACACCATAATAAGTTTTATCATTATTATTGAGTATACCAAAAAGGATAAGAGGAATAATGCCCGTATACCCATGCGAGTCGCCTTCGTGGACTTGGGCAGATCCTCGGTGGAGGTGAGGGAGGTAGAGGCGCAGGGCCCAGTCAGCCTCGGCCTAAAAGTGCACGAAGAGGCGGAGAGCTGGCGCCGCGACCCCCTATCGCCGGAGACGCCGCTGGTTATAGGCATGGGCCGATTCGTCGGAGGCCGCCTCATAGGCGTGCACAGGATTGTGGCCGTTTTCAGAAGCCCCATGACGAGGGGGCTCCACTCGAGCGCCTTGGGGGGAGCCGCCTACAAGATGATGGGGGCCGGCGTAGACGCCTACGTGATCACCGGCAAGGCGCCGGAGCCCGTCGTGTTGCTGGCATCCCAAGAGGGGATCAAGATAGAGCCCGTGAAGCTAGTGTACGAATATCAGGGACTGCGCGGCGTCTACGCCTTCACCAAGTACCTCTACGACTCCTATAGGGATTTCTTCCAGAGGAACAACGCCCGGGCCGTCGTAGTGGGGCCCGCGGCGTGGCGCACCTACAACGGGGCCCTGGCCTCCATAGACTTGACTCCGAAAGGCGAGCTCTCTAAAGGCGCCGAGGATTTCGCCGCGAGGGGAGGGCCCGGCACGGCGGCCGCCCAAGGCCACAACCTGGCGGCGTTGATAGCGGGCGGCAAGGCGAGGGCGCGGTACCAGGCGGTGGCCGACATACACAAGATCGACGAGGTGGCTAAGGTGAGGCTCAAGAAGGGGTACCTAGAGTCTTTGCAAGAGAAGACTATCAAGTACCGTTTCGACCCGAGTCTCGGCACCGGCGGCACCTTCGGCGTCAACTACGTCCACTATAGAGACCTCGTCCCGCTCTTCGGGTATAAATCAATATATATGGACAGAGACGAGAGAGTGAGGCACGCCGACGCGATACTTAGGCTGTTCTGGAAGCCCTTCAACGAGCTGGTTTTCGAGAAGGCGAGGAGCTGGTACAACTGCGGCGAGCCCTGCCCCGTGACTTGCAAGAAGGTCTGGCAGGGGAAGAAGGTAGACTACGAGCCGTTCCACGCCATGGGCCCCTTCATAGGGGTCTACACCTTCGAGGACTCGGTTAAGCTAGTCGACGAGGTAGACGCCTACGGCCTGGACGCCATAGAGATGGGCCACGTCACCGCTTGGCTCTTCGACGCGGTGGAGCACGGACTGCTGAGGCCCGAGGAGGTGGGGATAGGCGACGCCCCCGTCTTCGACCCCTACAAGTTCAAGCCCGAGACGGACTCCAAGAAGAACGCCAGATTGGCGGGCGAGCTTCTGAGGGCGTTCGTCGAGGGCGGCGGCGAGGCCGTGGAGGACGTCGCGAGGCTGGGCATCAGGAAGGCCGCGAGGGCCTTCGAGGCTAAGTACGCCGATAGGGTGGCCAAGGCCGGCGTCAGGTTCAGAGACCTCGCCGTCTTCGTGGCGTACGGCGACGAGGGCTACATGACGCCCAACTTCTACTGGGCGCCCGGCATGGTGGCCCCCATGTACGTGCAGGGGAAGTACTGGACAAACTACAACCCGACCTACATGCCGCCCGAGGAGTTCGCCAAGACGGCGTACGACCGCGCCGTGATGGAGTCGTTGGTGGAAGACGCCGGAATATGCAGATTCCACAGAGGGTGGGCGGAGCCCATCTTGGGAGATCTCTTCAAGCTGACGGGGATCGACATGGATAGGAGCCTCTACAAGAGATTCGCCGAGTACTCGATAAAGGCAGGCGCAGATCCGAGGCCGTGGGAGAGCAGGAGGGCTATGGACGTGGTGTCGACAATGGCGAGGGAGCTCGGGGCCAAGGACTGGAAATTCGACTCCGACGAGGCCTACATGGAGTGGTGGCGCCGCTACAAGGAAGCGCTGGACAAGCTCCTAGGTATAACAGTATCATAACTTGCCGATTGCCGACATAACAGATCAATAATTTTAAACTCCGCGATAACACCTATCCATGAGGTATGTATACTCGAACAACATCGCGTCGGGCGTTGCGCTGGGCGGAATAGGCGCGGGCTCCGTCGAGATAAGGGCCGACGGCCTCCTCCACGACTGGCTCATATTCAACAACGGGCCTTGGACCACGATAGACGCCCACAGAAAGCTCTACCCCCTAGACGAGAAGGGGTTCCTCCTGGCGGTGCGGGTCGACGGCGGCGAGGGGCCGCTCGTGAGGCAACTGCAGTCGGCCGGCTACATACTGGGCGGGGATCCCTATAAGGCTCCTTGGCTCAAGCCGGTCAAGGGAGTGGACTACCGCGGGGAGCCGCCCCTAGCCCTGCTCAAATACGTCGACGATCTGCCCGTGGAGATCGAGGCCGAGTTCCTC of the Thermoproteus uzoniensis 768-20 genome contains:
- a CDS encoding aldehyde ferredoxin oxidoreductase N-terminal domain-containing protein; this encodes MRVAFVDLGRSSVEVREVEAQGPVSLGLKVHEEAESWRRDPLSPETPLVIGMGRFVGGRLIGVHRIVAVFRSPMTRGLHSSALGGAAYKMMGAGVDAYVITGKAPEPVVLLASQEGIKIEPVKLVYEYQGLRGVYAFTKYLYDSYRDFFQRNNARAVVVGPAAWRTYNGALASIDLTPKGELSKGAEDFAARGGPGTAAAQGHNLAALIAGGKARARYQAVADIHKIDEVAKVRLKKGYLESLQEKTIKYRFDPSLGTGGTFGVNYVHYRDLVPLFGYKSIYMDRDERVRHADAILRLFWKPFNELVFEKARSWYNCGEPCPVTCKKVWQGKKVDYEPFHAMGPFIGVYTFEDSVKLVDEVDAYGLDAIEMGHVTAWLFDAVEHGLLRPEEVGIGDAPVFDPYKFKPETDSKKNARLAGELLRAFVEGGGEAVEDVARLGIRKAARAFEAKYADRVAKAGVRFRDLAVFVAYGDEGYMTPNFYWAPGMVAPMYVQGKYWTNYNPTYMPPEEFAKTAYDRAVMESLVEDAGICRFHRGWAEPILGDLFKLTGIDMDRSLYKRFAEYSIKAGADPRPWESRRAMDVVSTMARELGAKDWKFDSDEAYMEWWRRYKEALDKLLGITVS